A single window of Synechococcus sp. CBW1004 DNA harbors:
- a CDS encoding glycosyltransferase family 2 protein: protein MFLSVVIPTYNRLPILRQCLAALEEQRLEAPLERYEIVLVDDGSTDDTVHWLDAHAPAFPHVRLIRQDHGGPAEGRNRGVEHAHGDVIVFIDSDLVVTPSFLVSHARALARQWRRQGDRLCFTYGAVINTANFEDPTSEPHKATDLSWAYFATGNVAIDREVLERSGLFDTAFRLYGWEDLELGERLRQMGVQLVRCPEAVGYHWHPPLSLQQIPDLVRVERERARMGLVFYRKHPTWRVRFIIQYTWLHRLLWELLTLGGLLNERTLRPLLGWLIRRGQARLAMELLRLPLNNLGVRALFREARQIRGGRPLTV, encoded by the coding sequence ATGTTCCTCAGCGTCGTCATCCCCACCTACAACCGCCTGCCGATCCTGCGCCAGTGCCTGGCGGCCCTGGAGGAGCAGCGCCTGGAGGCGCCCCTGGAGCGATACGAGATCGTGCTGGTGGACGACGGCTCCACCGACGACACGGTGCACTGGCTCGACGCCCACGCCCCCGCCTTCCCGCACGTGCGGTTGATCCGTCAGGACCACGGCGGCCCGGCGGAGGGGCGCAACCGGGGGGTGGAGCACGCCCACGGCGATGTGATCGTGTTCATCGACAGCGATCTGGTGGTGACCCCGAGCTTCCTGGTGAGCCATGCGCGCGCCCTGGCGCGGCAGTGGCGACGGCAGGGGGATCGCCTCTGCTTCACCTACGGCGCGGTGATCAACACCGCCAACTTCGAGGACCCGACCAGCGAGCCCCACAAAGCGACCGACCTCTCCTGGGCCTATTTCGCCACCGGCAACGTCGCGATCGACCGCGAGGTGCTGGAGCGCTCCGGCCTGTTCGACACCGCCTTCCGTCTCTACGGCTGGGAGGACCTGGAACTGGGAGAGCGGCTGCGCCAGATGGGAGTTCAGCTGGTGCGCTGCCCGGAGGCTGTGGGCTACCACTGGCACCCACCGCTGAGCCTGCAGCAGATCCCGGATCTGGTGCGAGTCGAACGGGAGCGGGCGCGGATGGGGCTGGTCTTCTACAGGAAGCACCCCACCTGGCGGGTGCGCTTCATCATCCAGTACACCTGGCTGCACCGGCTGCTGTGGGAACTGCTGACCCTGGGGGGCCTGCTCAATGAACGCACTCTGCGGCCACTGCTGGGCTGGCTGATCCGGCGGGGTCAGGCCCGCCTGGCGATGGAGCTGCTGCGGCTGCCGCTCAACAACCTCGGGGTCCGGGCCCTGTTCCGGGAGGCCCGCCAGATCCGGGGCGGTCGGCCCCTGACCGTTTGA
- a CDS encoding HlyD family efflux transporter periplasmic adaptor subunit: MGGPVHRGAVVRRPSRPLLIALGLVVLAAGSVAVVRLRGASPATPAVRPAPKPQSVEAVAALGKLVPAGDIRILAAPITGVGGSPRITELTVVEGDRVEEGELLARFDNGPGQRAERDLLRTRIANLERRLQLENRELQRYRRLGAAGAVAADELDRREQDLLTLNGLLQEARAQLVKVNTDLVLTELRAPLAGTVLKIHTRVGERPGDKGILELGASDRMEALLEVYESDIERVRLGQPVRLTSENGGFGGSLSGVVSRINPQVRQREVLSTDPTGDADARVVEVRVRLDPDDASRVQRLTGLKLIGRLQP, translated from the coding sequence ATGGGCGGACCGGTACATCGAGGAGCTGTTGTTCGACGACCCTCCCGCCCCCTGCTGATCGCCCTGGGGCTGGTCGTGCTGGCGGCCGGCAGCGTCGCGGTGGTCCGTCTGCGAGGAGCCTCACCCGCCACCCCGGCGGTCAGGCCGGCTCCGAAACCCCAGTCCGTGGAGGCGGTCGCAGCCCTCGGCAAGCTGGTGCCGGCGGGCGACATCCGGATTCTCGCCGCGCCGATCACCGGCGTGGGTGGCAGCCCGCGCATCACGGAGCTCACGGTGGTGGAAGGCGACCGGGTGGAGGAGGGTGAGCTGCTGGCCCGCTTCGACAACGGCCCCGGCCAGCGGGCCGAGCGCGATCTGCTGCGCACCCGCATCGCCAACCTGGAGCGGCGCCTGCAGCTGGAGAACCGCGAACTGCAGCGCTACCGGCGCCTCGGTGCCGCCGGTGCCGTGGCCGCCGATGAACTCGATCGCCGGGAGCAGGATCTGCTCACCCTCAACGGCCTGCTGCAGGAGGCGCGGGCCCAGCTGGTGAAGGTGAACACCGATCTCGTCCTCACCGAACTGCGGGCACCGCTGGCCGGCACGGTCCTGAAGATCCACACCCGCGTCGGCGAGCGACCGGGCGACAAGGGCATCCTCGAACTGGGGGCCAGCGACCGCATGGAAGCCCTGCTGGAGGTGTACGAGAGCGACATCGAACGGGTGCGGCTGGGCCAGCCGGTGCGCCTCACCAGCGAGAACGGAGGATTCGGCGGCAGCCTCTCGGGCGTGGTGAGCCGCATCAACCCGCAGGTGCGCCAGCGGGAGGTGCTCTCCACCGATCCCACCGGCGACGCCGATGCCCGCGTGGTGGAGGTGCGGGTCCGGCTCGACCCCGACGACGCCAGCAGGGTCCAGCGGCTGACGGGGCTGAAGCTGATCGGCCGTCTGCAGCCGTGA
- the devC gene encoding ABC transporter permease DevC: MAFWQGRRIPLAWLLLARQPARLAVALAGIAFAGILMFMQLGFRDGLFDASVTIHKQFDADLVLISPRTMSSIAMAGFPRRRLVQAMADPDVAGITPVHWNLLLWRNPETRLTRSILTLGFEPGDPLFSDPGLSAKASSLTQVGRVLFDEQSRPEFGPVADWFRQGRTVETEVAGKRVRVAGLVSLGPSFGADGNMLTSRETFLRLLPSTPPGSIELGLIRLEPGADPAAVIQRLKRSLPADVRILTKQGFEDFEKDYWRSSTAIGFIFALGAAMGFVVGCVIVYQILYSDVSDHLPEYATLMAMGYRLFTLLGVVAREGLLLALLGFLPAWLAGQGLYALVRSGTKLPVFMSTDRSLIVFVMILTMCMGSAGLAMRKLADADPAEIF; the protein is encoded by the coding sequence ATGGCGTTCTGGCAGGGACGGCGGATTCCCCTGGCCTGGCTGCTGCTGGCGCGGCAGCCGGCACGGCTGGCCGTGGCGCTGGCCGGGATCGCGTTCGCCGGAATCCTGATGTTCATGCAGCTGGGTTTCCGCGACGGCCTGTTCGACGCCAGCGTCACGATCCACAAGCAGTTCGACGCGGATCTGGTGCTGATCAGCCCGCGCACGATGAGCTCGATCGCGATGGCGGGCTTTCCGCGGCGTCGTCTGGTGCAGGCGATGGCCGATCCGGATGTGGCGGGGATCACCCCGGTCCACTGGAATCTGTTGCTCTGGCGCAACCCCGAGACTCGGCTGACCCGTTCGATCCTCACCCTCGGTTTCGAACCCGGTGATCCCCTGTTCAGCGACCCGGGCCTCAGCGCCAAGGCCAGCTCCCTGACCCAGGTGGGGCGTGTTCTGTTCGATGAGCAGTCGAGGCCGGAATTCGGCCCGGTGGCCGACTGGTTCCGCCAGGGCCGCACGGTCGAGACCGAGGTGGCTGGCAAGCGGGTGCGGGTGGCAGGCCTGGTGTCACTGGGGCCGTCGTTCGGCGCCGACGGGAACATGCTGACCAGCCGCGAAACCTTCCTGCGGCTGCTGCCGAGCACCCCCCCGGGCAGCATCGAGCTCGGCCTCATCCGGCTGGAGCCGGGTGCCGATCCTGCCGCCGTGATCCAACGGCTGAAGCGCAGCCTGCCGGCGGACGTGCGCATCCTCACCAAGCAGGGCTTCGAGGACTTCGAGAAGGACTACTGGCGCAGCAGCACCGCGATCGGCTTCATCTTCGCCCTGGGGGCGGCGATGGGCTTTGTGGTGGGGTGTGTGATCGTCTATCAGATTCTCTATTCCGATGTCAGCGATCACCTGCCGGAATACGCCACGCTGATGGCCATGGGCTACCGGTTGTTCACCCTGCTGGGCGTGGTGGCCCGGGAGGGACTGCTGCTGGCGCTGCTCGGCTTCCTGCCTGCCTGGCTGGCAGGACAGGGCCTGTATGCGCTGGTGCGCTCCGGCACGAAATTACCGGTGTTCATGAGTACTGATCGCTCGCTCATCGTGTTCGTGATGATCCTCACCATGTGCATGGGTTCGGCAGGACTGGCGATGCGCAAGCTGGCCGACGCCGATCCGGCCGAGATCTTCTGA
- a CDS encoding ATP-binding cassette domain-containing protein — protein MHSTSSLAVPVRPGGSAALRVRGLNHWYGRGGTRRQVLQGVDLELRPGEVVLLTGPSGCGKTTLLTLVGALRQVMEGSVEVLGQELAGSSRAERQQLRRSIGMIFQGHNLLRCLSAEQNVQMGADLLPGLSYRARRARSREWLRRVGLADQMNQLPHDLSGGQKQRVAIARALAAEPRLLLADEPTAALDSRTGREIVDLLQGLARGQGCGVLMVTHDPRILDIADRVVRMEDGRLVESGEGERLWGASRLPDAGEARAVE, from the coding sequence ATGCACTCCACCTCCTCGCTTGCCGTCCCCGTCCGCCCAGGTGGGTCTGCGGCCCTGCGGGTGCGCGGCCTGAACCATTGGTACGGGCGGGGCGGCACCCGCCGACAGGTGCTGCAGGGGGTGGATCTCGAGCTGCGGCCGGGGGAGGTGGTGCTGCTCACCGGCCCCTCCGGCTGCGGCAAGACCACACTGCTCACCCTGGTGGGAGCCCTGCGCCAGGTGATGGAGGGCTCAGTGGAGGTGCTGGGCCAGGAGCTGGCCGGCTCCAGCCGCGCCGAGCGCCAGCAGCTGCGCCGCTCGATCGGGATGATCTTTCAAGGCCACAATCTGCTGCGCTGCCTGAGCGCCGAGCAGAACGTGCAGATGGGGGCCGACCTGCTGCCGGGCCTCAGCTACCGCGCCCGTCGGGCCCGGTCCCGAGAGTGGCTCCGGAGGGTGGGCCTGGCCGATCAGATGAATCAGCTCCCCCACGACCTGTCGGGCGGGCAGAAGCAGCGCGTGGCGATCGCCCGCGCTCTGGCCGCCGAGCCGCGGCTGCTCCTGGCCGATGAACCCACCGCGGCGCTCGACAGCCGCACCGGCCGCGAGATCGTCGATCTGCTGCAGGGGCTGGCACGCGGCCAGGGCTGCGGTGTGCTGATGGTCACCCACGACCCGCGCATCCTCGACATCGCTGACCGGGTGGTGCGGATGGAGGACGGTCGGCTGGTGGAATCCGGCGAAGGCGAGCGGCTGTGGGGGGCTTCCCGCCTTCCCGATGCCGGAGAGGCCAGGGCTGTTGAGTAG
- the lspA gene encoding signal peptidase II, translating into MSDPRSPVTPSGRSGSPRRLWPWIVALVVLLLDQLTKAWALQHLPFGRVAPFVPGLLQLRHVTNSGAAFSLMTGNSLALGVVSAVVSLAVAGWMLWRPPRGFWLTLAASLVLAGALGNGIDRWRLGAVVDFLELVPIHFPIFNLADVAINVAVACFLLDAWQQRPRRRG; encoded by the coding sequence GTGAGCGATCCCCGCAGCCCGGTGACTCCGTCCGGTCGTTCCGGCAGCCCGCGCCGTCTCTGGCCCTGGATCGTGGCGCTGGTCGTACTGCTGCTCGACCAGCTGACCAAGGCCTGGGCCCTGCAACATCTGCCCTTCGGTCGGGTTGCCCCCTTTGTGCCCGGTCTTCTGCAGCTGCGGCACGTCACCAACAGTGGTGCCGCCTTCAGCCTGATGACCGGCAACAGCCTCGCGCTGGGTGTGGTGAGCGCCGTGGTGAGCCTCGCGGTGGCAGGCTGGATGCTGTGGCGTCCGCCACGGGGCTTCTGGCTGACCCTGGCAGCCTCTCTGGTCCTGGCCGGTGCCCTCGGAAATGGCATCGACCGCTGGCGCCTGGGGGCAGTGGTCGATTTCCTTGAGCTGGTGCCCATCCATTTCCCGATCTTCAATCTCGCCGATGTGGCGATCAACGTCGCCGTGGCCTGTTTCCTTCTCGATGCCTGGCAGCAGCGTCCCCGTCGCCGCGGCTGA
- a CDS encoding phycocyanobilin:ferredoxin oxidoreductase: protein MIQASPPSDAAGTGVHPLVDALAERIRLCRSQLVGLQPLPIADDLEAISGSLDGDALFIRNEVHRSRGLRKLHLETARLGAGLQILHCVFFPDPRYDLPVFGADIVAGRAGVSAAIVDLSPVRDGGLPEPVLTPLRARQRPPFSQVRELPPWGSIFSDQVLFVRPEGQEEEGWFIEEVTGFLNALGQAAASSEAQPPDHPATVSRWHGQLHYCKQQKQNDKTRRALAKAFNPEWADRYIEELLFDDPPAPC, encoded by the coding sequence ATGATCCAGGCCTCCCCTCCGAGTGACGCCGCCGGCACCGGCGTCCACCCCCTCGTCGATGCGCTCGCGGAACGGATCCGCCTCTGCCGCTCCCAGTTGGTGGGGCTGCAGCCGCTCCCGATCGCGGACGACCTCGAGGCGATCAGCGGCAGCCTCGACGGTGACGCGCTGTTCATCCGCAATGAGGTGCATCGCAGCCGCGGCCTGCGCAAGCTGCACCTCGAAACGGCACGACTCGGCGCCGGTCTGCAGATCCTGCACTGCGTCTTCTTCCCGGATCCGCGCTACGACCTGCCGGTGTTCGGCGCCGACATCGTCGCCGGCAGGGCGGGCGTCTCGGCGGCGATCGTCGATCTGTCGCCGGTGCGCGACGGCGGACTGCCGGAGCCGGTGCTGACGCCCCTGCGGGCCCGACAGCGTCCACCCTTCTCGCAGGTGCGGGAACTGCCGCCCTGGGGCTCGATCTTCTCGGACCAGGTGCTGTTCGTGCGGCCGGAGGGCCAGGAGGAGGAGGGCTGGTTCATCGAGGAGGTCACCGGCTTCCTCAACGCCCTCGGCCAGGCCGCCGCCTCGAGCGAGGCTCAGCCCCCCGACCACCCAGCTACGGTGAGCCGATGGCACGGCCAGCTCCACTATTGCAAGCAACAGAAACAGAACGACAAGACCAGGCGAGCCCTGGCGAAGGCGTTCAACCCGGAATGGGCGGACCGGTACATCGAGGAGCTGTTGTTCGACGACCCTCCCGCCCCCTGCTGA
- a CDS encoding biotin transporter BioY yields the protein MRALATWSGAIAGLLLILVGGLMPAAFPLHEAGGWVLRPLGVTLQVPALLLTALVAGPRSGLLAAVAYLSVGLFQLPVFHEGGGLGYLLDPSFGYLAGFVPAAWLTGKLSRQSGVDDPLGLAVVAAFGLLVIHLCGLANLGLGSLAGRWGAAAMPLALSYSLALLPQLLLCCAVGLLAWLLRRVLLVTP from the coding sequence TTGCGAGCCCTGGCCACCTGGAGCGGCGCCATCGCCGGTCTGCTGCTGATCCTGGTCGGCGGACTAATGCCGGCAGCCTTCCCTCTCCACGAAGCCGGCGGGTGGGTGCTGAGGCCCCTGGGTGTCACCCTCCAGGTGCCGGCCCTGTTGCTGACCGCACTGGTGGCCGGCCCCCGCAGCGGGTTGCTGGCGGCGGTGGCCTACCTGAGTGTGGGCCTGTTCCAGCTGCCCGTGTTCCATGAGGGCGGCGGTCTGGGCTATCTCCTGGATCCATCATTCGGTTATCTGGCCGGTTTCGTGCCCGCCGCCTGGCTCACCGGCAAGCTCTCCCGCCAGAGCGGCGTCGACGACCCCCTGGGTCTGGCGGTGGTGGCTGCCTTCGGGCTGCTGGTCATCCACCTCTGTGGCCTGGCCAATCTCGGCCTGGGCAGCCTGGCGGGACGCTGGGGTGCGGCCGCCATGCCCCTGGCGCTCAGCTACAGCCTCGCCCTGCTGCCGCAGCTGCTCCTCTGTTGCGCCGTCGGGCTGCTGGCCTGGTTGCTTCGGCGTGTCCTGTTGGTGACACCGTGA
- a CDS encoding NAD(P)H dehydrogenase assembly family protein, giving the protein MSSTASPEPSAAAENSLPSEAQGQPAFAVGEQVQLVQRPPYLKSADPMPMLRPPDLIDEREAGVVVELRALEQCAVRFRRGTFLLTARQLRQAPLPPQV; this is encoded by the coding sequence GTGTCCTCCACCGCCAGCCCCGAGCCCAGCGCCGCCGCGGAGAACTCCCTCCCGTCTGAAGCCCAGGGCCAACCAGCCTTTGCGGTGGGGGAGCAGGTCCAGCTGGTGCAGCGGCCGCCTTACCTCAAGAGCGCTGATCCGATGCCGATGCTGCGGCCACCCGATCTGATCGATGAGAGGGAGGCCGGCGTGGTGGTCGAGCTGCGGGCGCTCGAGCAGTGCGCCGTGCGTTTCCGCCGCGGCACCTTCCTGCTCACAGCGCGTCAGCTGCGCCAGGCTCCGTTGCCGCCGCAGGTCTGA
- a CDS encoding pitrilysin family protein, protein MSLPTLPAPPASLSLSGGLPVTLLHRPGPAILSARLVIRGGSGMDPSGCRGAHQLLAGLMTRGCGELDAEALADLVEGAGAGLRCEAGEDSLVLALKCAAEDSTTLLPLLLAMVRRPRLEPDQLDLERQLNLQSLQRQREDPFQLAHDQLRHQLYGDGPYGHDPLGVEEELAQIGKAELRPLVADLGRQGAVLVLCGQLPEDPRALLEPALAPQGWCTAPPSASSAAALAATTSPAGTLAAIEQDTEQLVLLLGCATLPLGHPDTTALRLIQAHLGVGMSSRLFVTMREERGLAYDVGVHLPARCGAAPFVLHLSTSAERAEEACRCLLDEWQRLRQQPLSEAEWALALAKHRGQDAMARQTCSQIAERQALLLSHGLPADHFEHALVQAAALTPADLQAAAQCWLGRPSLSLVGPSEAIAGAEAAWRAHPLGGQN, encoded by the coding sequence ATGAGCCTCCCCACCCTGCCTGCCCCACCCGCGAGCCTGTCGCTCAGCGGTGGTCTGCCCGTGACGCTCCTGCACCGGCCTGGCCCGGCGATCCTCTCGGCTCGGTTGGTCATTCGTGGCGGCAGCGGCATGGATCCCTCCGGTTGTCGCGGCGCCCATCAGTTGCTCGCCGGATTGATGACTCGCGGCTGCGGCGAGCTCGATGCCGAAGCGTTGGCGGATCTCGTCGAGGGGGCCGGCGCCGGCCTGCGCTGCGAGGCCGGAGAGGACAGCCTGGTGCTGGCCCTCAAGTGCGCCGCTGAGGACAGCACCACCCTGTTGCCGCTGCTGCTCGCGATGGTGCGCCGCCCTCGCCTCGAGCCCGATCAACTGGATCTGGAGCGGCAGCTGAACCTTCAGAGTCTGCAGCGCCAGCGCGAGGATCCCTTTCAGCTGGCCCATGACCAGCTGCGCCACCAGCTCTATGGCGATGGTCCCTACGGCCACGATCCGCTCGGGGTGGAGGAGGAGCTGGCCCAGATCGGGAAGGCCGAGCTCAGACCGCTGGTGGCGGATCTCGGTCGACAGGGCGCTGTGCTGGTGCTCTGCGGTCAGCTCCCGGAGGACCCGCGGGCCCTTCTGGAGCCGGCCCTCGCCCCGCAGGGGTGGTGCACCGCTCCGCCCTCCGCGTCTTCCGCCGCGGCGCTGGCCGCCACCACCTCGCCGGCGGGCACGCTGGCGGCGATCGAGCAGGACACCGAGCAGCTGGTGTTGCTGCTCGGTTGCGCCACCCTGCCGCTGGGCCACCCCGACACCACGGCGCTGCGGCTGATCCAGGCCCATCTGGGGGTGGGCATGTCCAGCCGGCTGTTCGTCACCATGCGCGAGGAGCGAGGCCTGGCCTACGACGTCGGCGTCCATCTGCCGGCGCGCTGCGGCGCCGCTCCGTTCGTGCTGCATCTCTCCACCTCCGCGGAGCGGGCCGAGGAGGCGTGCCGCTGCCTGCTGGATGAATGGCAGCGTCTGCGGCAGCAGCCGCTCAGCGAGGCCGAATGGGCGCTCGCCCTGGCCAAGCACCGCGGCCAGGATGCGATGGCCCGCCAGACCTGTTCCCAGATCGCCGAGCGTCAGGCCCTGTTGCTCAGCCACGGCCTGCCGGCCGATCACTTTGAACATGCCCTGGTTCAGGCCGCGGCCCTCACGCCAGCCGATCTGCAGGCTGCGGCCCAATGCTGGCTCGGCCGGCCGAGTCTCAGCCTGGTGGGGCCGAGCGAGGCGATCGCCGGGGCCGAGGCGGCCTGGAGAGCCCATCCTCTCGGCGGCCAGAACTGA
- a CDS encoding pitrilysin family protein has protein sequence MSDIDVPGVSLLPGLGEPHHHRLASGAELVTLPLADAPLVCLDFWCRAGSAFETTAESGMAHFLEHMVFKGSGRLAAGEFDRRIEALGGSSNAATGFDDVHYHVLIPPQAAGEALDLLLDLVLHPRLEPGAFDMERRVVLEELAQTEDQPEEVAVQQLLSRACPDHPYGLPILGRRPALLAHDPAAMAAFHRRLYGGSRCVLSLSGALADGDLIRRVSDGPLASQEAASEDSRPAALELTPGEARLELPRLEAARLLMAWWQPPAADLDGVMGADLATSLLAEGRRSRLVDRLREQLRLVESIDLDLHAMECGSLALLEAVCEPEDLPQVRQAIGEVWQEVIDREVGEQEWLRLRRLVTNAYRFGLESAGALAGLIGNSTLWGRRHSLSRPLELLEDWSPERLRASALPLLDPARAFVLEAVPA, from the coding sequence GTGAGCGATATCGACGTCCCTGGTGTCTCGCTGCTGCCTGGGCTGGGGGAACCGCACCATCACCGGTTGGCCAGCGGTGCCGAGCTGGTGACCCTGCCTCTGGCCGACGCCCCCCTGGTCTGCCTGGATTTCTGGTGCCGCGCCGGCAGTGCCTTCGAGACGACCGCCGAAAGCGGGATGGCTCACTTTCTCGAGCACATGGTGTTCAAGGGCAGTGGCCGCCTGGCGGCTGGGGAGTTCGACCGGCGCATCGAGGCCCTGGGCGGCAGCAGCAATGCCGCCACCGGGTTCGACGACGTCCACTACCACGTTCTGATTCCACCCCAGGCGGCGGGCGAGGCTCTGGACCTCCTGCTCGATCTGGTCCTGCATCCGCGGCTGGAGCCGGGAGCTTTCGACATGGAGCGTCGGGTGGTGCTCGAGGAGCTCGCCCAGACGGAGGATCAGCCGGAGGAGGTGGCGGTGCAGCAGCTGCTCAGCCGTGCCTGCCCCGATCACCCCTACGGCCTGCCGATCCTGGGGCGGCGTCCGGCGCTGCTGGCCCACGACCCGGCCGCCATGGCCGCGTTCCATCGGCGTCTCTACGGCGGCAGCCGCTGCGTCCTGTCCCTCAGCGGCGCTCTCGCAGACGGTGATCTGATCCGGCGCGTCAGCGACGGTCCGCTGGCGTCTCAGGAGGCTGCGTCCGAGGACAGCCGACCGGCTGCGCTGGAGCTGACGCCCGGGGAGGCGCGGCTGGAGCTGCCGCGACTCGAGGCCGCCCGGCTGCTGATGGCCTGGTGGCAGCCCCCCGCCGCCGACCTGGATGGGGTGATGGGCGCGGATCTGGCGACCAGCCTGCTGGCCGAGGGGCGCCGCAGCCGGCTGGTGGATCGACTGCGCGAACAGCTGAGGCTGGTCGAGAGCATCGATCTCGACCTGCATGCCATGGAGTGCGGCAGCCTGGCGCTGCTGGAGGCGGTCTGTGAGCCCGAGGATCTGCCGCAGGTGCGGCAGGCGATCGGCGAGGTGTGGCAGGAGGTGATCGACCGGGAGGTCGGCGAGCAGGAGTGGCTGCGGCTGCGACGTCTCGTCACCAACGCCTATCGCTTCGGCCTGGAATCGGCCGGCGCTCTCGCCGGGCTGATCGGCAACAGCACCCTCTGGGGGCGGCGCCATTCGCTGTCGCGGCCGCTGGAGCTGCTCGAGGACTGGAGCCCCGAGCGGCTGCGTGCCTCGGCCCTGCCCCTGCTGGACCCGGCCCGCGCCTTCGTGCTGGAGGCGGTCCCAGCATGA